One segment of Passer domesticus isolate bPasDom1 unplaced genomic scaffold, bPasDom1.hap1 HAP1_SCAFFOLD_111, whole genome shotgun sequence DNA contains the following:
- the LOC135291744 gene encoding hydrocephalus-inducing protein homolog — translation MSVPGSSCAIATVTFTPPEEQNYNCTFKASLVIPNGSVEIKPQSLTFTISGKGHEPRVTVVCPSARSKRGNAVLRFKRLRLGDSEMLPLVIRNDGIIPVKFMLHLEDEHRMFSLKGRASAVKVFHNGDVEQDSAGNESKPTKPFFLLNRGQSAEFDAIFKPTLAQRVERQIGVLVVDTYSNKTVIELVGEGHEDEFTLDGLEEGPEERNADGSLKENITDAVRVNHIQFGDCHVGEPYCRTFTITSHAEMVMRFEWEAEAPFRFSPKVGHLHPGCAKDITVTLMSDVPVTFRRHLVKCKVTKINFELPQRKVQDWDDQMTIVIWKNSTRKDPAARWPKIQKVVKTAPEPAHTVVEKSRQEVEVYLSAIVAYAQFHLDTIMVQFNNTLPSQTRTATFTMHNTGEAALKYSWEKAAETEPVKEPYSTTLMRRFLTYDTMKHRRKLLSLFWWEQDHLPETPPKVRQLQQPAKQQQDSEQQEEQPEQQQQEQQEHSKKLRRSKEKNLSPKRANSSLDVFTDAMHDLFSISPYDGTIPSGQKQTFHLQFKPKCTGNFKTALLCRIPNLEPTQKMGQVIVKGSVQEWKNLEEPLVQMEEGQGPKEEVLWKPPPEGQHLCELEHPAGAGDIVPSKDDLPLLTRDVWSCPPKLQEHLYLTF, via the exons ATGTCTGTTCCCGGCTCATCCTGTGCCATTGCTACGGTGACCTTCACCCCACCAGAGGAGCAGAACTACAACTGCACTTTCAAGGCTTCCCTTGTCATCCCAAATGG ctctgtggaaatTAAACCCCAAAGCCTGACCTTCACCATCAGCGGGAAGGGGCATGAGCCACGGGTGACAGTCGTGTGCCCAAGCGCTCGCAGCAAGAGGGGAAACGCTGTGCTGCGCTTCAAGAGGCTCCGTCTGGGGGATTCAGAGATGCTGCCCCTGGTCATCCGTAACGATGGCATCATACCTGTCAAG TTTATGTTACACCTGGAGGATGAGCACAGAATGTTCTCCTTGAAAGGCAGGGCCTCTGCTGTCAAGGTGTTCCACAATGGAGATGTGGAACAGGATTCAGCTGGAAACG AGAGCAAGCCCACAAAgcctttcttccttctgaatCGCGGCCAATCGGCAGAGTTTgatgccattttcaaacccacccTGGCTCAACGTGTGGAAAGGCAGATTGGTGTGTTGGTGGTGGACACCTACTCTAACAAGACCGTAATTGAACTGGTGGGTGAAGGCCACGAGGACGAATTCACCCTCGATGGATTAGAGGAAGGCCCTGAGGAGAGGAATGCTGATGGCAGCctgaaggaaaacatcactGATG CTGTCAGAGTGAATCACATTCAGTTTGGGGACTGTCACGTTGGGGAGCCCTACTGCAGGACCTTCACCATCACCAGCCACGCCGAGATGGTCATGCGCtttgagtgggaggcagaggccCCATTCCGGTTCTCCCCCAAG GTGGGACACCTCCATCCTGGCTGTGCCAAGGACATCACAGTGACCCTGATGTCAGATGTCCCAgtcaccttcaggaggcacctTGTGAAATGTAAGGTGACCAAGATCAACTTTGAGTTGCCACAAAGGAAGGTTCAGGACTGGGATGACCAAATGACCATTGTCATCTGGAAGAATTCCACCAGGAAAGACCCAGCAGCCAGGTGGCCTAAAATACAGAAG GTGGTCAAGACAGCCCCAGAACCAGCTCACACTGTGGTGGagaagagcaggcaggaggtcGAGGTGTACCTCAGTGCCATTGTTGCCTACGCCCAGTTCCACCTGGACACGATCATGGTTCAGTTCAACAACACCTTGCCCTCCCAGACAAGGACAGCCAC TTTCACGATGCACAACACAGGGGAGGCAGCCCTGAAATACTCCTGGGAGAAAGCTGCAGAGACTGAACCAGTGAAGGAGCCATATTCAACTACTCTGATGC gTCGGTTCCTCACCTACGATACCATGAAGCATCGCAGAAAGCTGCTGAGTCTTTTCTGGTGGGAGCAGGACCATCTTCCTGAGACGCCTCCTAAAGtgcggcagctgcagcagcctgccaagcagcagcaggattccgagcagcaggaggagcagccagagcagcagcagcaggagcagcaggagcactccAAGAAGCTGCGCCGCTCAAAAGAAAAGAACCTGTCTCCAAAGCGTGCCAACTCCTCCCTGGATGTCTTCACTGATGCCATGCATGACCTGTTCTCCATCAGCCCCTACGATGGCACCATCCCTTCTGGCCAGAAGCAGACCTTTCACCTGCAGTTCAAGCCAAAGTGCACCGGGAATTTTAAGACcgccctgctgtgcag GATTCCCAACCTGGAGCCGACTCAGAAGATGGGGCAGGTGATTGTGAAAGGCAGCGTCCAGGAGTGGAAGAATCTCGAGGAACCATTAGTGCAGATGGAGGAAGGCCAGGGACCCAAGGAGGAGGTGCTCTGGAAACCACCACCCGAGGGACAGCATTTGTGTGAgctggagcatcctgcaggagcCGGCGACATCGTGCCTTCTAAGGATGATCTCCCACTCCTCACCAGAGACGTCTGGAGCTGCCCTCCCAAGCTCCAAGAACATCTTTATCTTACATTTTAG